One segment of Halococcus salsus DNA contains the following:
- a CDS encoding DUF5787 family protein, translated as MREFAFELAVCAHLEADFDGVVSRQLGASLAGTRVMDVVCVEPGPDFEDRTRLTAGTVPDAAIESRVGVGEARYWKDCFDCHPERAREATDHAVESGFFESERRRGREYVRQAARYPDDWFGRLVGIENKPDLDRPGDLERQLRTDVSLGILDEVVLATASHVTGAHLHRIPDEVGVWRFDPDAGIDEMIREPTPLAPDAPGVEPLGHEAMRTDVRIVSAAEKARARRRIAERAYGKGWRTYGFPACTNARTADHAGARGLPYCEWKGRFVDAATECGPDCPGHDPGDALDVDPDAERDRRTPWVRDPVGYRRRQVGLDRF; from the coding sequence GTGCGCGAGTTCGCGTTCGAACTGGCGGTCTGTGCCCACCTCGAAGCCGACTTCGACGGGGTCGTGAGCCGCCAGCTCGGAGCCAGCCTCGCGGGAACGCGCGTGATGGACGTCGTCTGTGTCGAACCGGGCCCCGACTTCGAGGACCGAACGCGACTCACCGCGGGGACGGTTCCCGACGCGGCCATCGAGAGTCGCGTGGGGGTCGGCGAGGCGCGCTACTGGAAGGACTGCTTCGACTGCCATCCCGAGCGCGCCCGCGAGGCAACCGACCACGCCGTCGAAAGCGGCTTCTTCGAATCCGAGCGCCGTCGTGGTCGGGAGTACGTCCGGCAAGCGGCGCGCTATCCCGACGACTGGTTCGGGAGACTGGTGGGCATCGAGAACAAACCCGACCTCGACAGGCCAGGCGATCTCGAACGCCAGCTCCGGACCGACGTGAGTCTGGGGATACTCGACGAGGTGGTGCTCGCGACCGCTTCCCACGTCACCGGCGCGCACCTCCACCGCATCCCCGACGAGGTCGGCGTCTGGCGGTTCGACCCGGACGCCGGGATCGACGAGATGATTCGCGAGCCGACCCCGCTCGCGCCCGACGCACCGGGGGTCGAACCGCTCGGCCACGAGGCGATGCGAACCGACGTTCGAATCGTGAGCGCCGCCGAGAAAGCGCGGGCGCGGCGGCGGATCGCCGAACGCGCCTACGGCAAGGGCTGGCGAACCTACGGGTTTCCGGCGTGTACCAACGCCCGGACAGCCGACCACGCGGGCGCACGCGGGTTGCCGTACTGCGAGTGGAAGGGTCGGTTCGTCGACGCGGCGACCGAGTGCGGCCCCGACTGTCCGGGTCACGACCCCGGCGACGCGCTCGACGTGGACCCCGACGCGGAGCGCGACCGCCGAACCCCGTGGGTTCGCGACCCGGTGGGCTATCGCCGCCGACAGGTCGGCCTCGACCGGTTTTGA
- a CDS encoding haloacid dehalogenase type II, which yields MSFDPDSVTTVTFDSYGTLLDVEAVERELADHVEDPEPVSNLWRSRSLAYTYVANHVDAYKPFYDINRDALEYALAAHGVDLDEAEREAILEQYHDLDVFDDVRDGIERLNDAGYDCYVLSNGNPEMLDSLVESADIGEVLEDTISADEISTFKPDSAIYRHAAARTGTPVEEIAHVAGGWFDILGSMHAGNQGVWVDRKNSPWDGFAGDPDLTIETLDELAEELGV from the coding sequence ATGAGCTTCGACCCCGATTCGGTGACGACGGTGACCTTCGATTCCTACGGCACGCTGCTCGACGTCGAGGCGGTCGAGCGCGAACTCGCCGACCACGTAGAGGACCCAGAACCCGTCTCGAACCTCTGGCGCTCGCGCTCGCTCGCCTACACCTACGTCGCGAACCACGTCGACGCTTACAAGCCCTTCTACGACATCAACCGCGACGCGCTCGAATACGCGCTCGCCGCCCACGGCGTCGACCTCGACGAGGCCGAACGCGAGGCGATCCTCGAACAGTACCACGACCTCGACGTCTTCGACGACGTCCGCGACGGCATCGAACGCCTCAACGACGCGGGCTACGACTGCTACGTCCTCTCGAACGGGAACCCCGAGATGCTCGACTCGCTCGTGGAGTCGGCGGACATCGGCGAGGTCCTCGAAGACACCATCAGCGCCGACGAGATCTCGACGTTCAAACCCGATTCGGCTATTTATCGCCACGCCGCCGCGAGGACTGGCACGCCGGTCGAGGAGATCGCCCACGTCGCCGGTGGGTGGTTCGACATCCTCGGGTCGATGCACGCCGGCAATCAGGGGGTGTGGGTCGACAGAAAGAACTCGCCCTGGGACGGCTTCGCCGGCGATCCCGACCTCACTATCGAGACGCTCGACGAACTCGCCGAGGAACTCGGGGTCTGA
- a CDS encoding DNA-directed RNA polymerase codes for MYKRVRLTDTIEVPPHLLADVSSTMVKHLLQEKLEGRLDEDVGSVVSVTEVHDIGDGRVLPGRRGHEGSVYYEAEFDAITFDPQMQEVIDGEVVEIVSFGAFVGIGPIDGLLHVSQISDEYLAYDEEGQMLASRESNQTLGVGDAVRARIVTKSIDERNPRDSKIGLTAKQVGLGKHGWLREEREAAAAGE; via the coding sequence ATGTACAAACGAGTCAGACTCACCGACACGATCGAAGTACCGCCACACCTGCTCGCCGACGTCTCGTCGACCATGGTGAAACACCTCCTCCAGGAGAAGCTCGAGGGTCGCCTCGACGAGGACGTCGGCAGCGTGGTCAGCGTCACCGAGGTCCACGACATCGGCGATGGCCGTGTGCTGCCCGGTCGGCGTGGTCACGAGGGCTCGGTCTACTACGAGGCCGAGTTCGACGCGATCACCTTCGACCCCCAGATGCAGGAGGTCATCGACGGCGAGGTCGTCGAGATCGTGAGCTTCGGCGCGTTCGTCGGGATCGGCCCCATCGACGGCCTGCTCCACGTCTCGCAGATCTCGGACGAATATCTCGCCTACGACGAGGAGGGTCAGATGCTCGCCTCGCGCGAGTCGAACCAGACCCTCGGGGTCGGTGATGCCGTTCGGGCCCGGATCGTCACCAAGAGCATCGACGAGCGCAACCCACGCGACTCGAAGATCGGGTTGACCGCGAAACAGGTCGGACTCGGCAAACACGGCTGGCTCCGCGAGGAGCGCGAGGCCGCCGCGGCGGGTGAGTGA
- a CDS encoding winged helix-turn-helix domain-containing protein — protein sequence MSERTILACEDCLPPAEAFSVVANESRLAILDALWRAPETPVSFSELRRATGMDDSAQFNYHLGKLTGQFVRKVEGGYEFRHAGEKVVRAILEGSFTEDPRIESFAVDGTCVACGGDLQARYADERLTVACPDCGMRHGHAPFPPGGLNDRTHEEVVAAFDQRVRHLHCLAADGVCPECGGRMETAFERDGDRLTGVVHECRQCHHAIRSTVGLRLLDHSAVVAFHHDHGVELCATPFWHHAWCVDHDAVTVRSADPWELDVSIRLDGETLRVTLDGDLGVVETDRGYGALDGGERPAGASGSPAGMSGEG from the coding sequence ATGAGCGAACGAACGATCCTGGCGTGCGAGGACTGCCTTCCACCGGCGGAGGCGTTCTCGGTGGTCGCCAACGAATCCCGGCTGGCGATCCTCGACGCGCTCTGGCGCGCGCCGGAGACCCCGGTGAGCTTCTCGGAGCTCCGGCGGGCGACCGGGATGGACGACAGCGCGCAGTTCAACTATCACCTGGGAAAGCTCACGGGCCAGTTCGTCCGGAAGGTCGAGGGTGGCTACGAGTTCCGCCACGCCGGCGAGAAGGTCGTCCGGGCGATCCTCGAGGGCTCGTTCACCGAGGACCCCCGCATCGAGTCGTTCGCGGTTGACGGGACCTGCGTCGCCTGCGGGGGCGACCTCCAGGCGCGCTACGCCGACGAGCGCCTCACGGTGGCGTGTCCCGACTGCGGGATGCGCCACGGTCACGCGCCGTTCCCGCCGGGCGGGCTGAACGACCGCACCCACGAGGAGGTCGTGGCGGCGTTCGACCAGCGGGTGCGCCACCTTCACTGTTTGGCGGCCGACGGGGTGTGTCCCGAGTGCGGCGGTCGGATGGAGACCGCGTTCGAGCGCGACGGCGACCGACTCACCGGCGTCGTCCACGAGTGCCGCCAGTGTCACCACGCCATCCGATCGACCGTGGGGCTCCGGCTGCTCGACCACTCGGCGGTCGTCGCGTTCCACCACGACCACGGGGTCGAACTCTGTGCGACGCCGTTCTGGCACCACGCGTGGTGTGTCGACCACGACGCGGTGACGGTCCGCTCGGCCGACCCCTGGGAACTCGACGTCTCGATTCGACTCGACGGCGAGACGCTTCGGGTGACGCTCGACGGCGACCTCGGGGTCGTCGAAACCGACCGTGGCTACGGCGCGCTCGACGGCGGCGAGCGGCCCGCCGGGGCCTCGGGCTCGCCGGCGGGGATGTCCGGCGAGGGTTGA
- a CDS encoding translation initiation factor IF-2 subunit gamma: protein MTRNHQQPEVNIGLVGHVDHGKTTLVEALSGSWTDQHSEEMKRGISIRLGYADATFRRFPDRDAPECYTVAETDENGVESEPIRTVSFVDAPGHETLMATMLSGASLMDGAVLVVSATETVPQAQTQEHLMALDSIGIDNIVIAQNKVDLVDADRARRNYEEIQEFVSGTVAEGAPVVPVSAGQEANLDILIQAIEEEIPTPERDPDSDARLHVARSFDINRPGTHADELLGGVLGGSLVAGEMNVDDELELRPGREVEHGGETEWQPIATDIRSLQAGGEDVETVTPGGLLGVGTGLDPSLTKGDGLAGQIAGPPGSLPPTREDFTMDVSLLDRIVGEDEAIEPVSTGEPLMLTVGTATTVGAVTSAREDECEVSLKRPVCAAEGTQIAINRRVGARWRLIGIGTLTG from the coding sequence ATGACACGGAACCACCAACAACCGGAGGTGAACATCGGGCTGGTCGGCCACGTCGACCACGGCAAGACGACCCTCGTCGAGGCGCTGTCGGGCTCGTGGACCGACCAGCACTCCGAGGAGATGAAGCGCGGCATCTCCATCAGACTCGGCTACGCCGACGCGACCTTTCGGCGCTTCCCGGACCGCGACGCCCCCGAGTGCTACACGGTGGCCGAGACCGACGAGAACGGGGTCGAGAGCGAACCCATTCGTACCGTCTCGTTCGTCGACGCCCCGGGCCACGAGACACTGATGGCGACGATGCTGTCGGGCGCGTCACTGATGGACGGCGCGGTGCTGGTCGTGAGCGCCACCGAGACGGTGCCACAGGCCCAGACCCAGGAACACCTGATGGCGCTGGACTCTATCGGGATCGACAACATCGTGATCGCCCAGAACAAGGTCGACCTCGTCGATGCCGACCGCGCGCGCCGGAACTACGAGGAGATCCAGGAGTTCGTCTCCGGCACCGTGGCCGAGGGCGCGCCGGTGGTTCCCGTGAGCGCGGGCCAGGAGGCGAACCTCGACATCCTGATCCAGGCGATCGAGGAGGAGATCCCCACCCCGGAACGCGACCCGGATTCGGACGCCCGCCTCCACGTCGCTCGGAGTTTCGACATCAACAGGCCAGGAACGCACGCCGACGAGCTGCTGGGCGGGGTGCTCGGTGGCAGCCTCGTCGCGGGCGAGATGAACGTCGACGACGAGCTCGAACTCCGCCCAGGGCGAGAAGTCGAACACGGTGGCGAGACCGAGTGGCAGCCGATCGCCACCGACATCCGGTCGCTCCAGGCCGGTGGCGAGGACGTCGAGACCGTGACGCCGGGCGGGCTGCTCGGCGTCGGGACGGGCCTCGACCCGAGCCTCACGAAGGGCGACGGGCTGGCGGGCCAGATCGCCGGGCCGCCGGGCTCGCTCCCGCCGACCCGCGAGGACTTCACGATGGACGTCTCGCTGCTCGACCGGATCGTCGGCGAGGACGAGGCGATCGAGCCCGTCTCGACGGGCGAACCCCTGATGCTCACCGTCGGCACCGCGACCACGGTGGGGGCGGTGACGAGCGCGCGCGAGGACGAGTGTGAGGTCTCGCTGAAGCGGCCGGTCTGTGCGGCCGAGGGCACCCAGATCGCCATCAACCGCCGGGTCGGCGCGCGGTGGCGGCTCATCGGTATCGGAACGCTCACGGGATGA
- a CDS encoding PIN domain-containing protein, with amino-acid sequence MDTNALMMPIECDVRVFDELERLLTNPELLVPRAVLDELDELAGSHGEEAVAASVGRDLAERCSPLDHREEYADDACVELATDRRCDLVCTNDRPLRDRLLETGVPVIGARGNTLAITES; translated from the coding sequence ATGGACACCAACGCGCTGATGATGCCGATCGAGTGCGACGTCCGGGTGTTCGACGAGCTCGAACGCCTCCTGACGAACCCCGAACTCCTCGTTCCGCGTGCCGTGCTCGACGAACTCGACGAGCTCGCGGGGTCACACGGCGAGGAAGCCGTCGCGGCGAGCGTCGGGCGCGACCTCGCCGAGCGGTGTTCGCCGCTCGATCATCGAGAGGAGTACGCCGACGACGCCTGCGTCGAACTCGCGACCGACCGTCGGTGCGACCTCGTCTGCACCAACGACCGCCCGCTGCGCGACCGCCTGCTGGAGACCGGCGTCCCGGTCATCGGAGCCCGGGGCAACACCCTCGCGATCACGGAGTCATAA